The following DNA comes from Vigna radiata var. radiata cultivar VC1973A chromosome 4, Vradiata_ver6, whole genome shotgun sequence.
taaaacagtatatttaaattatagtaaaaatggttcagtttttttagtagatatatattttttacccAGCCCTTACTATAGTGGAAAACCATGAATAAGACCTTTTCATTTGGATGAATCACCTACATCTACCATGGATGATTTGATCTCTGTCTTTGTCTTGTcacttcttttaattattttgttcgAGCACAGTTGAGTTGTTGATGACGTTCTTCGAATTTTTAGAAAAGTGAAACATAAACTCATCCTATTATCTCCTCGTATTACGCCAATTTAAGTTTGTCAAATACATCCATtacaataactttttaatttttgcataatGGATGGATTGAAAATAGCTCATTAACTATAATAGACGGATTCCAAGGCTGTTTCAATTATTGTCCTAAATTTTAGTCAATTTGAGACCATAATGAAGATTAGCCGCAAGGAAAAATGTTGAAAGAAGTATCAccaaacttttataaatttatccagAAGTATGATATCAAGTATAAGAAGTAGCTTTAACACTGTCGCACTTTTCATAAAAAGTAGGAAATGATTAATAAATAGTTTCCTTGATGTTAGAACTAAAGCAATGATGTTAACTTACATAAGATTACTTCAGTTCAGACTTGAGTAAGATTACCTCCTataaaaacacaaacataatcaataaaaaaatcatattattttagtatataagTTCTACAGCAAGGTACGACGTACTAACTAACTATATTGGTCTGGGAAGCAAAGAAAGGCTATCAAAGATACTGGGGAATAATATGAAGTGAGGTGAAAAATGTAACATGGAAGATAATTTGAGAACTGCATTAAGGAAATGAATGGTGATAAATGAAAAAGAGGAGGAAGGACATAAGAAGAAATCTCATATTACACTTAGTGCAGACGCAGATGTTACTAAAACTACTAAATCTTCGTACAATTAGTACACACAACATCTGTTTTCAACattatatatacaattataCATATTCCCTTCATAGGAAAACTGTCCTAGAGCATAAGCATAGAAAAGTACTCCTCAAACTCTTGATCAATTGTTGGTGGTCTTGAGTTGGATTGAGCTTCTGCATCgaaaacatttttattcattaaccAGCAATAACTAAACAAAACTTCTTTATCAAATGCAGTAGCCTTGAAACTAATTCAACAAGTGCTAGCCTGGTGCAATAATCTTCGTGCATATTAACTGTCTAGAACAAGCATAATACCTTGATTTACATTCCATCTTCCAGATGAAAGGACATACACATTAGGATCCACCCCACTGGAAAAGAGAAAATCTTCGAATTCCTTATCTACTGGGTACTCATTGCTTTCTTTGGCATATTCTGAGCATTCACGACCTGAAAAGCCTTCTATCCCCATAAGGTGTTCCTCATCATTGTTCAAATCTTGTGCATCAGTATCATCATAGTGTGGAATGCATTCAGTGTCAACAAATGCTTCCTCTTCAATATAGCTCACCCTGTTTACTGTTTATACACCCAAAGAGTTGTAGTTACCCTAAGCATTATCTGCATCACATCATCTTATCCTAGACTTGATTTTGTACCCTTTACTCGTACACATAACCTTTTATGGTAAAAAATGTCGAGTTAAGGGGAGGGAGAACTCTCTCACCTTTTTCAACATAAAAGGTGTAAAAGGGAAGTGTAGAGAACAAAGTGCAAGAGTAACATTCATGTAACTAACATTATAGTAGTGAAAACCAATCTACCAAAGAAATGGATGGCCTACCATATAAGTATGAATTTTCGCAATCTGTCTCATGTttggcttctttattttcaGACACAGCAGTATCACAATCTTCCATAAAACTATTGCTATCTTTGGCAGATTCAGGTTCGGACCTTTCACCTGTGTGGTTATGAATGCCCTCTAAAACTGGATTTTCATCAAACATTGAAGCATGTCCAGGAGAGTAACTTCCAACCCAGCATTTATGTTTTGGTCTAAGCAAATCCAACTGATCACtctgtaattttcttttctttttccattccacaatgttaaaataatcaatttcattCATCTGGAATCTGAAAAGAGTAATATAGAAATGtcagaataaaagaaaaggactAAATAAGAACTGTCAAAAGAACCTTCACTCCTACATAGAGAAGAGGACATaattaaaacaagaaacaaaagacAATTATTCAGCTAAATTCTACTAATGGTGATAGTGGAATGGCAAAAAGGGATCTATGTAAACTAGTAAAAAACCCAGTAGtttcttgatttcttatgaAACTTTAGATTTGAAAAGAATAGTAGCTACAAGTTGGAAGGTATATATTGTCATCAATGTCTTGATGATTAACATCATATTTCCATTTTAGATCATAAAGTCATGTCTTCTTGATCACATAAGACATATTCATATATTAGATCATAATAATCAAGTCATGTCTGACAAACAAAGGTTAAATTCAGTCTGTTATCTATTTTGTGCAACAATGGAAAAGCTTAATGATTTACATTTTAAAgaataagattaaaattttaaagaacaaATGAAACAGAACAACCCAAATTACATCATATGTAAGGCAGGAAACAATCAGTTGCTTCTCTCTAATGGGTTGACATAGAAAATCACTTCCATCAAAGTACCTTTT
Coding sequences within:
- the LOC106758865 gene encoding protein FAR-RED ELONGATED HYPOCOTYL 1 translates to MEDIKDNPSQVNRFQMNEIDYFNIVEWKKKRKLQSDQLDLLRPKHKCWVGSYSPGHASMFDENPVLEGIHNHTGERSEPESAKDSNSFMEDCDTAVSENKEAKHETDCENSYLYVNRVSYIEEEAFVDTECIPHYDDTDAQDLNNDEEHLMGIEGFSGRECSEYAKESNEYPVDKEFEDFLFSSGVDPNVYVLSSGRWNVNQEAQSNSRPPTIDQEFEEYFSMLML